Proteins from a genomic interval of Ktedonobacterales bacterium:
- a CDS encoding sulfurtransferase TusA family protein: MPDPITIPDARIDREVDARGSFCPGPLMELIRVVRAAPVGSVLSVLSSDPGSAKDIPAWIQKAGYEFLGAYALEGYTRFVMRKTH, translated from the coding sequence ATGCCCGATCCGATTACCATACCTGATGCCAGGATTGACCGCGAGGTGGATGCGCGCGGGAGCTTCTGTCCCGGCCCGTTGATGGAGTTGATTCGCGTGGTGCGCGCCGCTCCAGTTGGCAGCGTGCTCTCCGTGCTGTCGTCGGACCCCGGCTCGGCGAAGGATATTCCGGCCTGGATTCAGAAGGCAGGCTATGAGTTCCTGGGCGCCTACGCGCTGGAGGGCTACACCCGCTTTGTCATGCGAAAAACGCACTGA